The following coding sequences lie in one Rutidosis leptorrhynchoides isolate AG116_Rl617_1_P2 chromosome 6, CSIRO_AGI_Rlap_v1, whole genome shotgun sequence genomic window:
- the LOC139854699 gene encoding uncharacterized protein: MYPSSNTSLVSMKNNLVSKKVEVFVWRAKWERLPVLSELDKRGIDVNSVLCPLCGIDIETVNHSLLSCSHARIVWQKVRDWWGFDSANLSFDNLLRGCVPSNCSDLGGQIWQAVEWICGYLIWKNRNQKVFKKTSWTPPNALSEIQVLSYDWVAKRCKKRKNRMT, from the coding sequence ATGTATCCTTCAAGTAACACAAGCTTGGTATCTATGAAAAATAATCTTGTTTCTAAAAAAGTAGAAGTTTTTGTTTGGAGAGCGAAGTGGGAAAGATTACCCGTCTTGTCTGAACTTGACAAACGGGGTATTGATGTTAATTCCGTTCTTTGCCCTCTTTGTGGCATTGATATAGAAACGGTGAACCATTCTCTTTTGTCGTGTTCGCATGCTCGAATAGTATGGCAAAAAGTTCGTGATTGGTGGGGTTTTGATTCGGCTAATCTTTCTTTTGATAATCTCCTTCGCGGTTGTGTTCCTTCTAATTGTTCCGATTTGGGTGGTCAAATATGGCAAGCGGTTGAATGGATTTGCGGCTACCTTATTTGGAAGAATAGAAACCAAAAAGTTTTTAAGAAGACATCGTGGACCCCTCCGAATGCACTTAGTGAGATTCAAGTCTTGAGCTATGATTGGGTCGCGAAGCGTTGCAAGAAAAGAAAAAATCGAATGACATGA